One segment of Sphingomonas qomolangmaensis DNA contains the following:
- a CDS encoding AAA family ATPase, whose protein sequence is MRRALAPPIATPWTLPVIDTGIWATRPTPARRWTCERWLARGTVGALFGPDGVGKSLLGQQFTTCVQTGSPFLGLPVAHSDAMYITFEDDALSLEERQGAINRALGLPANVTPTLSSLVGSEHYELFDMIDGQQVPSPLYRGIAARAVSIRAGLIVLDNISHMFGGNEVVKRDVVHFLRCCDQLALETDAAVLLLGHPAKAEGSEYSGNRGWSSHVRQRWFMDFADADSGDPDARVLVRPKANLSKRGETITFRWRDWAFVADAEIPIDQRASIAANAAASGANAAFLACLRKRLQGGDGRHVGPSPGPNYAPAQFEAMPQAKGYKRDQLKAAMERLFELDAIETATFKVPGKSREITVIRERAEPPELPPRTGPEHCPRTAPNSSPELPRAHTVYKYKGSGAPEAPAPHFSPDDLDWSDSSDADDDR, encoded by the coding sequence GTGCGGCGTGCCCTGGCGCCCCCGATCGCGACACCCTGGACCCTGCCGGTCATCGATACCGGCATATGGGCAACGCGCCCGACACCGGCGCGCCGCTGGACCTGCGAGCGCTGGTTAGCGCGCGGCACCGTCGGTGCGCTGTTCGGCCCTGACGGCGTCGGCAAGTCGCTGCTCGGGCAACAGTTCACCACCTGCGTTCAGACAGGAAGCCCGTTTCTCGGGCTACCTGTCGCGCACTCCGACGCCATGTACATCACGTTCGAGGACGACGCCCTGTCGCTCGAGGAGCGGCAAGGCGCGATCAATCGCGCCCTTGGCCTGCCGGCGAATGTCACGCCCACGCTGTCGTCGTTGGTTGGATCGGAACACTATGAGCTGTTCGACATGATCGACGGCCAACAGGTGCCGTCGCCCCTCTATCGCGGGATTGCCGCGCGCGCCGTCAGCATCAGGGCCGGGCTGATCGTGCTCGACAACATCAGCCACATGTTCGGCGGCAACGAGGTTGTGAAGCGGGACGTCGTCCACTTCCTGCGCTGCTGCGATCAGCTGGCGCTCGAAACCGATGCCGCGGTTCTGCTGCTAGGCCATCCGGCAAAGGCCGAAGGGTCGGAATATTCGGGCAACCGGGGTTGGAGCTCACACGTCCGACAGCGGTGGTTCATGGACTTCGCCGACGCAGACAGCGGCGATCCCGATGCGCGCGTGCTAGTCAGACCCAAGGCCAACCTGTCGAAGCGAGGGGAGACGATCACCTTCCGCTGGCGGGATTGGGCTTTCGTTGCCGATGCCGAGATCCCTATCGACCAGCGCGCATCGATCGCGGCTAACGCTGCCGCCAGCGGTGCCAATGCGGCGTTTCTGGCGTGCCTGCGGAAGCGCCTGCAGGGCGGTGACGGCAGGCATGTGGGACCATCGCCGGGGCCGAACTACGCGCCCGCCCAATTCGAAGCCATGCCCCAGGCGAAGGGGTACAAACGGGACCAGTTGAAGGCCGCCATGGAACGCCTTTTCGAGCTCGATGCGATCGAAACCGCGACCTTCAAAGTGCCCGGCAAGTCGCGCGAAATCACAGTCATTCGGGAGCGTGCCGAACCCCCCGAACTACCCCCCCGAACTGGTCCCGAACACTGCCCCCGAACTGCCCCGAACAGTTCACCCGAACTGCCCCGCGCACACACTGTATATAAATATAAGGGGAGCGGGGCCCCTGAGGCCCCCGCCCCCCACTTCAGCCCTGACGATCTCGACTGGTCGGACAGCTCCGACGCGGACGACGATCGATGA
- a CDS encoding P27 family phage terminase small subunit: protein MNVVTLDPQPADLPEPDWQIEFPGQSKLALATRTTASRYWGTVVRELRGANKLAVANAHAIKRLVLAWMIYDRAALEVARSGPIVPAPKTKTPMHNPWFTAMTQAGKTAASIEAELTITPRSRDAGGELPAPPRRATPADRFLRPMDGGSRLPRPGDEPNGEPDAPA, encoded by the coding sequence ATGAACGTCGTAACCCTCGATCCGCAACCGGCGGACCTGCCCGAGCCGGATTGGCAAATCGAATTCCCCGGCCAATCAAAACTGGCTTTGGCCACACGCACGACCGCTAGCCGATACTGGGGGACGGTGGTCCGCGAGCTTCGCGGAGCGAACAAGCTCGCGGTGGCGAACGCGCACGCCATCAAGCGGCTGGTGCTCGCCTGGATGATCTACGACCGGGCAGCCCTGGAAGTCGCGCGGTCGGGCCCGATCGTGCCAGCGCCGAAGACGAAGACCCCGATGCACAACCCGTGGTTCACGGCGATGACCCAGGCCGGCAAGACCGCTGCCAGCATCGAAGCCGAACTGACGATCACGCCCCGTTCGCGTGACGCTGGCGGGGAGCTTCCGGCGCCGCCGCGACGCGCCACCCCTGCGGATCGGTTCCTGCGGCCGATGGACGGCGGGTCCCGGCTGCCGCGCCCCGGCGATGAGCCCAACGGAGAGCCCGATGCCCCAGCATGA
- a CDS encoding phage major capsid protein, whose product MTTAALAVPRALPRGLRSVRAEASPKATIDQLVTAFEAFKEKHEARYSAIEANMDKSALTEAGLRLNGPGTNEPAADPEYRATFASYARRGAPDVEAELKLANGTGDRAAIRAAMSEGDNSAGGYLAPVEWDRQVRKAQRHLSPMRRLAQVVTSGVAGYSTLWSNESWGSGWVGETATRPQTTTASLQPLTFPTGEIYAQPAATQRLIDDALLDFEGWIATELGEEFSRQEGIAFVSGDGANKPMGFLQYLPGGAAATGTPGAHPGGELSVTVTGSAEDVTADSLIDLKYSLATPYRQGATFVMNSGTAARIAKLKDGDGAYIWREGLTLDQPATLLGRPVEIDENMPNIGAAATPIAFGDFARGYLVNDRIGVRILRDPYTAKPYVLFYATKRVGGGVLDPRAIRVLRVAAA is encoded by the coding sequence ATGACAACCGCCGCCCTTGCCGTCCCTCGCGCCCTGCCGCGCGGCCTTCGTTCCGTTCGCGCCGAAGCGTCGCCGAAGGCCACGATCGATCAACTCGTTACCGCCTTCGAGGCCTTCAAGGAAAAGCACGAAGCACGCTACAGCGCGATCGAAGCCAACATGGACAAGTCGGCGCTGACCGAGGCCGGCTTGCGGCTGAACGGGCCTGGCACGAACGAACCTGCCGCCGATCCCGAATATCGCGCCACGTTCGCCAGCTATGCCCGCCGCGGTGCACCCGACGTCGAAGCCGAGCTGAAACTCGCGAACGGCACCGGCGACCGTGCCGCGATCCGCGCCGCCATGTCTGAAGGCGACAATTCGGCTGGCGGCTATCTCGCGCCGGTCGAGTGGGACCGGCAGGTTCGCAAGGCGCAGCGGCACCTGTCGCCGATGCGCCGCCTGGCGCAGGTCGTGACGTCCGGCGTGGCGGGATATTCGACCCTTTGGAGCAACGAAAGCTGGGGTTCGGGGTGGGTTGGCGAAACCGCCACCCGCCCCCAGACCACGACCGCTTCGCTTCAGCCGCTGACCTTCCCCACGGGCGAAATCTATGCGCAGCCGGCGGCAACGCAGCGCCTGATCGATGACGCGCTGCTGGACTTCGAGGGCTGGATCGCAACCGAGCTGGGGGAGGAATTCAGCCGGCAGGAAGGCATCGCCTTCGTGTCCGGCGATGGTGCCAACAAGCCGATGGGATTCCTGCAGTACCTCCCCGGCGGGGCGGCAGCGACCGGGACGCCTGGCGCGCACCCTGGCGGCGAACTGTCGGTGACGGTGACGGGATCAGCCGAGGACGTCACCGCCGATTCACTGATCGATCTGAAATACTCGCTGGCGACGCCGTACCGGCAGGGAGCCACGTTCGTCATGAACAGCGGCACGGCGGCGCGCATCGCCAAGCTGAAGGACGGTGACGGGGCCTATATCTGGCGCGAGGGGCTAACCCTCGATCAGCCGGCGACCCTTCTGGGTCGGCCGGTGGAGATCGATGAGAACATGCCCAACATTGGCGCCGCCGCGACCCCGATCGCGTTCGGCGACTTCGCGCGCGGCTATCTGGTCAACGACCGGATCGGTGTCCGCATCCTTCGCGACCCGTACACCGCGAAGCCCTATGTGCTGTTCTATGCGACGAAGCGGGTCGGTGGTGGCGTGCTGGACCCGCGCGCTATCCGGGTGCTTCGCGTCGCGGCAGCTTAA
- a CDS encoding DUF6471 domain-containing protein: protein MDSEPNIRNKLSQGKFTAVFFLQCLEAIGSQELRLN, encoded by the coding sequence ATGGACTCAGAGCCGAACATCAGGAACAAGCTGTCGCAGGGCAAATTTACAGCGGTGTTCTTCCTGCAATGTCTAGAAGCTATTGGGTCACAAGAGCTACGTCTAAATTAG
- a CDS encoding Ppx/GppA phosphatase family protein: MGEDFARLPQRRGQGAELPANTTRASRPRWPDARHYAALDLGTNNCRLLIARPQGPGFAVVDAFSRIVRLGEGLATSGRLSDAAIDRTLAALRVCADKLRKRNVSLARSVATEACRRASNGAEFIARVRDETGIMLDVITAEEEARLAVLGCHALLEPGDGPALVFDIGGGSTELVLVDTRTTVPTVIDWHSAPWGVVSLTEASAAGAASGEGLAILYARMRDLVTASFAPFADRVGLPVGTPRLLGTSGTVTTLASVHLGLSSYDRSVIDGLIVPTGAMRAVSARLAGLDLNERAQVPCIGHERADLVVAGCAILESILDIWPAERLGIADRGIREGILRRLMQGGA; encoded by the coding sequence ATGGGGGAAGATTTCGCCCGACTGCCGCAGCGGCGCGGCCAGGGCGCCGAGTTGCCGGCCAATACCACCCGCGCCAGCCGCCCGCGCTGGCCCGATGCGCGCCATTATGCCGCGCTCGATCTCGGCACCAACAATTGCCGGCTGCTCATCGCCCGCCCGCAAGGGCCGGGCTTTGCCGTGGTCGATGCCTTTTCGCGAATCGTTCGGCTGGGCGAGGGGTTGGCCACCAGCGGCCGGCTCAGCGACGCTGCGATCGATCGGACGCTGGCGGCGCTGCGCGTCTGTGCCGACAAATTGCGCAAGCGCAACGTGTCGCTCGCGCGCTCGGTCGCGACCGAGGCTTGCCGCCGCGCAAGCAACGGCGCCGAATTCATCGCCCGCGTCCGCGACGAAACCGGGATCATGCTCGACGTCATCACCGCCGAGGAGGAAGCGCGGCTCGCGGTGCTCGGCTGCCACGCATTGCTCGAGCCCGGCGACGGGCCGGCCTTGGTGTTCGACATCGGCGGCGGATCGACCGAATTGGTGCTGGTCGATACCCGCACCACGGTGCCGACGGTGATCGACTGGCACAGCGCGCCCTGGGGCGTCGTCTCGCTCACCGAAGCCTCGGCCGCCGGCGCCGCAAGCGGCGAGGGGCTGGCGATCCTCTACGCCCGGATGCGCGACCTCGTCACCGCCAGCTTCGCGCCCTTCGCCGATCGGGTGGGGTTGCCGGTGGGAACGCCGCGGCTGCTCGGCACCAGCGGCACCGTCACCACGCTCGCCAGCGTCCATCTGGGGCTCAGCTCCTATGATCGCTCGGTGATCGACGGGCTGATCGTGCCGACCGGGGCGATGCGCGCGGTCAGCGCGCGGCTGGCGGGGCTCGACCTCAACGAGCGCGCACAGGTGCCGTGCATCGGCCATGAGCGCGCCGATCTGGTGGTGGCGGGCTGCGCGATCCTCGAATCGATCCTCGACATCTGGCCCGCCGAGCGGCTGGGCATCGCCGATCGCGGTATTCGCGAGGGCATTTTGCGCCGGCTGATGCAGGGCGGAGCATGA
- a CDS encoding RlmE family RNA methyltransferase: MTRTLGSPGRVRVKTSKKRTPQSTRWLERQLNDPYVKKAKAEGYRSRAAYKLIELDEKFGFLKGTRRVVDLGLAPGGWAQVVRRTVPQAAVVGIDLLPVDPIDGVTILQMDFLDDAAPQRLVEALGGEADLVLSDMAANTVGHPQTDALRTSALVEAALAFAIEVLRPGGTFVSKVFAGGGDSAMVVEMKRNFTSVKHAKPPASRKGSVEWFVVASGFKGRRAD; this comes from the coding sequence ATGACCCGCACCTTGGGCAGTCCCGGCCGCGTCCGGGTCAAGACGTCGAAGAAGCGCACCCCGCAATCGACGCGCTGGCTCGAGCGCCAGCTGAACGACCCCTATGTGAAGAAGGCCAAGGCCGAGGGCTATCGCAGCCGTGCCGCGTACAAGCTGATCGAGCTCGACGAGAAGTTCGGCTTCCTCAAGGGCACGCGCCGCGTCGTCGATCTGGGACTCGCGCCGGGCGGCTGGGCCCAAGTGGTGCGCCGCACGGTGCCGCAGGCGGCGGTGGTCGGCATCGATCTGCTGCCGGTCGATCCGATCGACGGGGTGACGATCCTCCAGATGGACTTCCTCGACGACGCCGCGCCGCAGCGGCTGGTCGAGGCGCTGGGCGGCGAGGCCGATCTGGTGCTGTCGGACATGGCGGCAAACACCGTCGGCCACCCGCAGACCGACGCGCTGCGGACCTCGGCGCTGGTCGAGGCCGCGCTCGCCTTCGCGATCGAGGTGCTGCGCCCCGGCGGCACCTTCGTGTCGAAGGTGTTCGCGGGCGGCGGCGATTCAGCGATGGTGGTCGAAATGAAGCGCAATTTCACCAGCGTGAAGCACGCCAAGCCCCCCGCCAGCCGCAAGGGGTCGGTCGAATGGTTTGTGGTGGCCAGCGGGTTCAAGGGGCGGCGAGCCGATTAG
- a CDS encoding TorF family putative porin — protein MPATIAPAAAQDRPTIGFEAATDEVRRGLSWSEGRAALSADASGTLGPIEASARVVTTRDSIRHDGAWSVADLRLTTATDVGPIQLRGGAAAHLFAGARSKMDYVELGGSASYTYGPAQLTGGVEFAPAQHAIGGSNVYLYANADAGIPGTPFTLIAGFGHSSGSADDPIRAQRLRPGGSYADWRLGVELRQGPLTLGVDYLGTDIDRAEAFGPFADARHSGDRLLGRVRFAL, from the coding sequence TTGCCGGCAACAATCGCGCCCGCGGCGGCGCAGGACCGCCCCACGATCGGGTTCGAGGCAGCGACCGATGAGGTCCGCCGCGGCCTGAGCTGGAGCGAAGGGCGCGCCGCGCTGTCGGCCGATGCCTCGGGCACGCTCGGGCCAATCGAGGCCTCGGCACGCGTCGTCACGACGCGCGATTCGATCCGCCACGATGGTGCCTGGTCGGTCGCCGACCTGCGGCTTACCACCGCGACCGACGTAGGGCCGATCCAGCTGCGCGGCGGCGCCGCCGCGCATCTGTTCGCGGGCGCCCGATCGAAGATGGACTATGTCGAACTCGGCGGATCGGCGAGCTATACCTACGGCCCCGCGCAGCTGACCGGCGGCGTCGAGTTCGCCCCCGCGCAGCACGCGATCGGTGGCAGCAACGTCTATCTCTACGCCAATGCCGATGCCGGCATTCCCGGCACGCCGTTCACGCTGATCGCCGGATTTGGCCATTCGTCGGGAAGCGCGGACGACCCGATCCGCGCGCAGCGGCTACGCCCGGGTGGCAGCTATGCCGATTGGCGGCTGGGGGTAGAGCTCCGCCAGGGGCCGCTGACGCTAGGAGTCGATTATCTCGGCACCGACATCGACCGCGCCGAAGCCTTCGGACCGTTCGCCGACGCGCGCCATTCGGGCGATCGGCTGCTCGGCCGGGTGCGCTTCGCGCTGTAG
- the rpoZ gene encoding DNA-directed RNA polymerase subunit omega, translated as MARVTVEDCVDKIPNRFDLVLLAAQRARQISGGAELTLERDRDKNPVVALREIAEETVRPDHLQESVVSSLQRVIIDDDEAPDEVGSLSASAEALRLTAAAPPRNQNVGGDYEG; from the coding sequence ATGGCGCGCGTCACTGTCGAGGATTGCGTCGACAAGATCCCCAACCGGTTCGATCTGGTCCTGCTGGCTGCCCAGCGTGCGCGCCAGATTTCGGGCGGCGCCGAACTGACGCTCGAGCGCGACCGCGACAAGAACCCGGTCGTCGCGCTGCGCGAGATCGCCGAGGAGACGGTGCGCCCCGATCACCTGCAGGAATCGGTGGTGTCGAGCCTGCAGCGCGTGATCATCGACGATGACGAGGCACCCGATGAGGTCGGCTCGCTCTCGGCATCGGCCGAAGCGCTTCGCCTCACCGCCGCTGCCCCGCCGCGCAACCAGAATGTCGGCGGCGACTACGAGGGCTGA
- a CDS encoding phospholipase D-like domain-containing protein, translating to MDEPPPQPTFTVDGNRLTMLDTGPRRYRALLDLIEGAQHSLRMLYYIYEDDAAGHAVGEALAAAAARGVKVSLLVDGLGSEAAAGRDFFEGLTAGGVDVCRFIPRFGRRYLLRNHQKLALADEARVIIGGFNIKSDYFGAPGDDHEAWRDLGLLVEGPAAARLAGYFDALLRWAQRPKAPIRALNRLLRVWSEDEGPVRWLLGGPTRRLSPWARVIQRELKRGRHIDLIAAYFAPGPLLLRRLGRAARGGTVRIVLPARTDNYMAIWASRFTYAGLLRRGVAIHEYQATKLHTKLIAIDDAVHIGSANFDIRSLFVNMELMLRIDDPAFARHVHAYVDGEVAQSELITPALHRERMSIPRRISQAAAYFLMAVVDPSLSRTLPFWGEKE from the coding sequence ATGGACGAGCCGCCCCCGCAACCGACCTTCACCGTCGACGGCAACCGCTTGACGATGCTCGACACCGGCCCGCGCCGCTATCGCGCGTTGCTCGACCTGATCGAAGGCGCGCAGCACAGCCTGCGCATGCTCTATTACATCTACGAAGACGACGCCGCAGGGCACGCGGTTGGCGAGGCGCTGGCGGCGGCGGCGGCGCGCGGGGTGAAGGTATCGCTGCTCGTCGACGGGCTCGGCAGCGAGGCAGCCGCGGGGCGCGACTTCTTCGAGGGGCTGACGGCGGGCGGGGTCGATGTCTGCCGCTTCATCCCGCGCTTCGGCCGGCGCTATCTGCTGCGCAACCACCAGAAGCTCGCGCTTGCCGACGAAGCGCGCGTCATCATCGGCGGGTTCAACATCAAGAGCGACTATTTCGGCGCGCCGGGCGATGACCACGAGGCGTGGCGCGACCTCGGCCTACTGGTCGAGGGCCCCGCCGCGGCGCGGCTGGCGGGCTATTTCGACGCGCTGTTGCGCTGGGCGCAGCGCCCCAAGGCGCCGATCCGTGCGCTCAACCGGTTGCTTCGCGTGTGGAGCGAGGACGAGGGGCCGGTGCGCTGGCTGCTGGGCGGGCCGACGCGGCGGCTGTCGCCCTGGGCGCGGGTGATCCAGCGCGAGCTCAAGCGCGGCCGCCATATCGACCTGATCGCCGCTTATTTCGCCCCCGGCCCGCTGCTGCTGCGCCGGCTGGGGCGGGCGGCGCGGGGCGGTACGGTGCGGATCGTACTGCCGGCGCGCACCGACAATTACATGGCGATCTGGGCCTCGCGCTTCACCTATGCCGGGCTGCTCCGCCGCGGCGTCGCGATCCACGAATATCAGGCGACCAAGCTCCACACCAAGCTGATCGCGATCGACGATGCGGTGCATATCGGGTCGGCCAATTTCGACATTCGCAGCCTGTTCGTGAACATGGAGCTGATGCTGCGGATCGACGATCCGGCATTCGCACGCCACGTCCACGCCTATGTCGATGGCGAGGTTGCGCAGTCCGAACTGATCACCCCCGCGCTTCACCGCGAACGCATGTCGATCCCGCGCCGGATCAGCCAGGCAGCGGCCTATTTCCTGATGGCGGTAGTCGACCCGTCGCTGAGCCGAACGCTGCCATTCTGGGGCGAGAAGGAGTAA
- a CDS encoding efflux transporter outer membrane subunit: MKTLKNRWAILAAMALPIAGCSLEPSYERPGPAVPGQFPVGGPYPALPVSGAQPVRYTDIFRDPRLQTIIGRALANNQNLQVALGNVRSARGQLRSARADLLPSFTGLAGASVARNRGAAQGFGGAGGGVTQIYNASAGLTAFEIDLFGRVRSTANAALNEYLATEAGVRAARLTLVGETASAYYTLATDRSLLAIAEDTVRSAQRSVELTRARLQGGIIGRTDLRQAETILQQARADRADLTAVVAQDRNALELLVGAPVTDAELPQSIETADPLLAELPAALDSRILLARPDVVQAEYTLRAANARIGAARAQFFPSISLTGLVGFASNALGSLFTNSGFTYNGGADAGVPLFDGGFNRGNLETTQAQRDIAVAQYRLTIQTAFREVSGALARRGVIAEQYAAQLALQEAAADTFRLSDARYREGIDGFLTTLDAQRTLYGARRSLALTRLVRADNLVTLYRTLGGADLVPEASIAPPDAPRGSEVLRGER, translated from the coding sequence ATGAAGACCTTGAAGAACCGGTGGGCGATCCTGGCCGCGATGGCGCTGCCGATCGCCGGCTGCAGCCTGGAGCCCAGCTACGAACGGCCGGGCCCTGCGGTGCCGGGGCAATTCCCGGTGGGCGGCCCCTACCCCGCCTTGCCGGTGAGCGGGGCGCAGCCGGTGCGCTATACCGACATCTTCCGCGACCCGCGGTTGCAGACGATCATCGGGCGCGCGCTGGCGAACAACCAGAATCTGCAGGTGGCGCTGGGCAATGTCCGCTCGGCGCGCGGCCAGTTGCGCAGTGCGCGCGCCGACCTGCTGCCGTCGTTCACCGGATTGGCAGGCGCGTCGGTCGCGCGCAATCGCGGGGCGGCGCAAGGGTTCGGCGGCGCGGGCGGCGGCGTGACGCAGATCTACAACGCATCGGCGGGGCTGACCGCGTTCGAGATCGACCTGTTCGGGCGGGTGCGATCGACCGCCAATGCGGCGCTCAACGAATATCTGGCGACCGAGGCGGGGGTACGCGCGGCGCGGCTGACCTTGGTCGGCGAAACCGCCAGCGCCTATTACACGCTCGCCACCGATCGCAGCCTGCTGGCGATCGCCGAGGACACCGTGCGCAGCGCGCAGCGCTCGGTCGAGCTCACGCGCGCGCGGCTGCAGGGCGGAATCATCGGTCGCACCGACCTGCGCCAGGCAGAGACGATCCTGCAACAGGCGCGCGCCGATCGCGCCGATCTGACCGCGGTGGTCGCGCAGGACCGCAACGCGCTCGAGTTGCTGGTCGGCGCGCCGGTGACCGATGCCGAGCTGCCGCAATCGATCGAGACCGCCGATCCGCTGCTCGCCGAACTGCCCGCCGCGCTCGATTCGCGGATCCTGCTGGCGCGGCCCGACGTGGTGCAGGCCGAATATACGCTGCGCGCCGCCAACGCGCGGATCGGGGCGGCGCGCGCGCAATTCTTCCCGTCGATCAGCCTGACCGGGCTGGTGGGGTTTGCGAGCAACGCGCTGGGGTCGTTGTTCACCAATAGCGGCTTCACCTACAATGGCGGTGCCGATGCCGGGGTGCCGTTGTTCGACGGCGGCTTCAACCGCGGCAATCTCGAGACGACGCAGGCGCAGCGCGACATCGCGGTGGCGCAATATCGGCTGACGATCCAGACCGCGTTCCGCGAAGTCTCCGGCGCGCTGGCGCGGCGCGGGGTGATCGCCGAGCAATATGCCGCGCAGCTCGCGCTGCAGGAGGCGGCGGCCGATACCTTTCGGCTGTCCGATGCGCGCTATCGCGAGGGGATCGACGGGTTCCTGACAACGCTCGACGCACAGCGAACGCTGTACGGCGCGCGGCGCTCGCTGGCGCTGACGCGGCTGGTGCGTGCCGACAATCTGGTGACATTGTACCGCACGCTGGGCGGCGCCGACCTGGTGCCCGAGGCATCGATCGCGCCGCCCGATGCGCCGCGCGGCAGCGAGGTGCTGCGCGGGGAACGGTGA